One genomic window of Lepeophtheirus salmonis chromosome 5, UVic_Lsal_1.4, whole genome shotgun sequence includes the following:
- the LOC121118596 gene encoding uncharacterized protein, whose product MADYAPPDNLLHTHSPTASTSSSNHHPIPSSSGINYSQPPPLLPPSHFPGIVHPGGPPPYSGAPTSVADFNAPGTSSNANNPSPVSPSPSSPHTGSDNGIASFGFTQEQVACVCEVLEQSGNVERLARFLWSLPPCEILHRNESVLKAKALVYFHKGNFKEMYRTVESYQFKEQNHPKLQMLWMKAHYIEAEKLRGRPLGAVGKYRIRRKFPLPRTIWDGEETSYCFKEKSRQVLREWYNHNPYPSPREKRELSEATGLTTTQVSNWFKNRRQRDRASEGAGNQASPGERSKDDLDSSDEVEGTKIDMEEDFNLDPHHHHLSPHNPHAVGLHHPSQSYHHGGGLPSSTITKEMDSYEQMKKNSYVSGSIQSGCSMFPRLDTINEKIDSKSSINDFFGKMMSLSSYQPTMLTNHHHHHPHYPPNNLYHQNDKLNSNI is encoded by the exons ATGGCAGACTATGCGCCGCCTGATAATCTACTCCATACTCATTCACCCACAGCATCTACTAGCTCCAGCAATCATCACCCCATTCCATCTTCCTCTGGGATCAATTACTCACAACCTCCGCCATTGCTACCGCCTTCTCACTTCCCTGGTATAGTACACCCAGGAGGACCACCTCCCTACTCAGGAGCACCGACTTCGGTAGCAGACTTTAATGCCCCTGGGACTAGCTCAAATGCTAATAACCCCTCTCCCGTTTCTCCATCTCCGAGTTCACCTCATACGGGAAGTGATAACGGGATTGCATCATTTGGATTCACTCAGGAACAAGTCGCTTGTGTTTGCGAAGTGTTGGAACAGTCTGGAAACGTCGAGAGACTCGCCAG gtttTTATGGAGTCTTCCCCCCTGTGAAATACTACATCGTAATGAAAGTGTACTTAAGGCCAAAGCCCTTGTGTATTTCCATAAAGGAAACTTTAAGGAAATGTACCGAACCGTAGAAAGTTATCAATTCAAAGAACAGAATCATCCCAAATTACAAATGCTTTGGATGAAGGCTCATTACATAGAGGCAGAAAAGTTAAGGGGTCGTCCCCTAGGAGCTGTAGGTAAATATCGAATTCGACGCAAATTCCCTCTACCCCGCACGATATGGGATGGAGAGGAAACGTCGTATTGTTTCAAGGAAAAGTCACGACAAGTTCTTCGAGAATGGTATAATCATAATCCATATCCGAGTCCCAGAGAGAAACGTGAGTTGTCAGAAGCGACGGGCCTTACGACGACGCAAGTTTCGAATTGGTTTAAAAATCGAAGACAAAGGGATAGAGCCTCAGAAGGGGCGGG CAACCAAGCATCTCCTGGTGAAAGGAGTAAAGATGATTTAGACTCAAGTGATGAAGTAGAAGGAACCAAAATTGATATGGAAGAG GATTTCAATCTGGACCCACATCATCACCATTTATCTCCACACAACCCCCACGCTGTAGGACTTCATCATCCCTCCCAGTCTTATCATCACGGTGGAGGCCTGCCCTCATCTACTATCACAAAGGAAATGGACTCTTATgagcaaatgaaaaaaaatagttatgtgAGTGGCTCTATTCAATCAGGATGCTCAATGTTCCCCAGATTAGATacaattaatgagaaaattgatAGCAAGTCCTCTATCAATGATTTCTTCGGAAAGATGATGTCTCTCTCCTCTTACCAACCAACCATGTTGACAAATCACCATCATCATCATCCGCACTATCCCCCAAATAATTTGTATCATCAGAACGATAAACTCAatagcaatatttaa